In the genome of Bradyrhizobium arachidis, one region contains:
- a CDS encoding helix-turn-helix domain-containing protein, which produces MLVRISDRRKPNTIDDFGFGSASHKTISLMEFRYRKGTEIYGEKEPADHVYQVKRGAVRSYKLLSDGRRQIGAFHLTGDIFGLETGDQHRFTAEAVVETTVHLIKRESLQVIAATDAVVARNLLSMTTRNLEHAENHLVLLGRKTAVERVAAFLAEMDRRTEAHTMSLPMSRRDIADYLGLTIETVSRAVSRLRCEGVLNFVGNTQREIVILDRQLLQSFDPQN; this is translated from the coding sequence ATGCTGGTGCGCATCTCGGATCGACGAAAGCCCAATACAATTGATGATTTCGGCTTCGGCAGCGCGTCGCATAAAACTATCAGCTTGATGGAATTTAGGTATCGCAAGGGCACCGAAATCTACGGCGAAAAGGAGCCTGCGGACCATGTCTACCAAGTAAAGCGTGGCGCGGTCCGAAGCTACAAGCTCCTCTCTGACGGCAGGCGACAAATCGGGGCTTTCCATCTAACGGGCGATATCTTCGGGCTCGAAACCGGCGACCAACATCGATTTACGGCAGAAGCTGTCGTGGAGACCACCGTCCACCTAATCAAACGAGAAAGCCTCCAAGTCATCGCCGCAACGGACGCGGTGGTCGCGCGCAACCTGCTCAGCATGACCACCAGAAACCTTGAGCACGCGGAAAATCACTTGGTGCTTTTGGGTCGCAAAACGGCAGTAGAACGGGTCGCCGCCTTCTTAGCCGAAATGGATAGACGAACCGAAGCGCACACGATGTCGCTTCCAATGTCTCGGCGCGACATTGCCGATTATCTCGGCCTAACCATAGAAACGGTTTCGCGAGCGGTATCGCGACTTCGTTGCGAAGGCGTTCTTAATTTCGTGGGCAACACGCAGCGAGAGATCGTTATTCTGGACAGGCAACTGCTCCAGAGCTTTGATCCGCAAAATTAG
- a CDS encoding RNA ligase family protein, with the protein MPTAAKAVPDGPDWIHEVKYDGYRLMVVRENDRVRLLTRNGHDWTKRYPLIVEAALKNRQKRFVIDGEAVVLTMTGIPDWDALHSRKHDDEVQLYAFDILAGDGDDYRRLPLKLRKPHLARLLARRPEGIFAAPYEQGEIGADLFRHACLHGLEGLVSKHSDRVYRRGRCDHWIKVKNRKHPAFGRVLDTFGDTKESRSKSR; encoded by the coding sequence TTGCCGACGGCCGCCAAAGCCGTCCCTGACGGCCCCGACTGGATTCACGAAGTCAAATACGACGGCTACCGCCTGATGGTGGTGCGGGAGAACGACCGCGTGCGCCTGCTCACCCGGAACGGTCACGACTGGACCAAACGCTACCCGCTGATCGTCGAGGCGGCGCTGAAGAACCGGCAAAAGCGTTTTGTGATCGACGGCGAAGCGGTGGTGCTGACCATGACCGGCATCCCCGACTGGGACGCGCTGCACTCGCGCAAGCACGATGACGAGGTTCAGCTCTACGCCTTCGATATTCTCGCCGGGGATGGCGACGACTATCGCCGCCTGCCGCTGAAATTGCGCAAGCCGCACCTCGCGCGGCTGCTGGCGCGCCGCCCCGAGGGCATCTTCGCTGCACCGTACGAGCAGGGCGAGATTGGCGCCGACCTGTTCCGGCATGCCTGCCTTCATGGATTGGAGGGCTTGGTGTCCAAGCACAGTGACCGCGTGTATCGCCGCGGTCGCTGCGACCATTGGATCAAGGTGAAGAACCGCAAGCACCCGGCCTTCGGTCGCGTGCTGGACACGTTCGGGGACACCAAAGAGTCGCGCTCCAAAAGCCGTTGA